From one Pirellulales bacterium genomic stretch:
- a CDS encoding ThuA domain-containing protein, translating into MTRPADSFMSRCFSTIIVPVLSASLFCLAGPARADDAKPIRALFICGGCCHDYAKQKDIITKGISARANVEWTIAYDPNSSTTHLNPVYDNPDWSKGYDVIVHDECSADVKDLATIDRILKPHQEGLPGVVLHCAMHCYRSEGWPKKITPWFEFTGLPSTGHGAQLPIAIHFTDSESPITKGMKDWTTIHEELYNNSIGKPLDTAHPLATGAQGSNKTVVIWTNEYNGKCKVFGTTIGHNNETCADPRYLDLVTRGLLWSVGKLDDAHLKAEKTSEK; encoded by the coding sequence ATGACCCGCCCCGCTGACTCGTTCATGTCGCGTTGCTTTTCGACAATTATCGTTCCGGTGCTGTCGGCGTCGCTCTTCTGCTTGGCGGGCCCGGCCCGGGCCGACGACGCCAAGCCGATCCGTGCCTTGTTCATTTGCGGCGGCTGCTGCCACGACTATGCCAAGCAAAAAGACATCATCACCAAAGGCATTTCGGCCCGGGCGAATGTCGAGTGGACCATTGCCTACGATCCGAACAGCTCGACGACCCATCTCAACCCCGTGTACGACAATCCCGATTGGTCGAAGGGCTACGACGTGATCGTGCACGACGAATGCTCGGCGGATGTCAAGGATCTGGCGACCATCGATCGGATTTTGAAGCCGCACCAAGAAGGTTTGCCGGGCGTAGTGCTGCATTGCGCGATGCACTGCTACCGTAGCGAAGGTTGGCCGAAGAAGATCACGCCCTGGTTCGAATTCACCGGTCTTCCGAGCACCGGCCATGGCGCTCAGTTGCCGATCGCGATCCATTTCACCGATTCCGAAAGCCCGATCACCAAGGGCATGAAGGATTGGACGACGATTCACGAAGAGCTTTACAACAACTCGATCGGCAAACCGCTCGACACCGCCCATCCGCTGGCGACGGGCGCCCAGGGAAGCAACAAGACGGTCGTCATTTGGACGAACGAATACAACGGCAAGTGCAAAGTGTTTGGCACCACGATCGGCCACAACAACGAGACGTGTGCCGATCCCCGTTATCTCGATCTGGTGACCCGCGGCCTATTGTGGTCGGTCGGCAAGCTGGATGATGCGCATCTGAAGGCCGAGAAGACGAGCGAGAAATAG
- the gltX gene encoding glutamate--tRNA ligase, which produces MVRTRFAPSPTGYLHIGGVRTALFCWLFARRNGGQFLLRIDDTDAERNVESALAPILHGFRWLGIDWDEGPEVGGPHAPYYQSQRLPRYQTAVEKLLAAGLAYRDYATTEELQAERETAQREKRPFLYSRRFMAETEAQQKHFAAQGRQPVVRLKMPRQGTLHLHDHIRGDVDFEWAREQDHVVQRADGTCLYHLASVVDDFDFEISHVIRAEEHLSNTPRQVFIAQSLGYPLPEYAHLPFVAEPGSHNKLSKRKLDKYLKNRDFAQVAEHGSRIAAALGLPASADTFNPVIVDFYEQVGYLPSAILNYLLLLGWSLDDRREFFSRDEMIANFTLERVTQSPASFDPKKLWAFEDHYMQQLPAAEKLNRMLPYLQRAKLIADPAPAGDVTQLERIIAASGDRLKVAGDILAYADFFFAAEPVYDPQAVEKTLRKPGAIELLAKFKERLASIEPFDTASLEAALQQFVAAAGVKIGDLIHPLRVAVTGKAVGPGLYDCLAILGRERCITRIERVVGRQAAMRAAAAPS; this is translated from the coding sequence ATGGTCCGCACTCGTTTTGCTCCTAGTCCGACCGGTTATCTGCATATTGGCGGTGTCCGCACGGCCCTCTTCTGCTGGCTGTTTGCCCGGCGGAACGGTGGCCAATTTCTTCTGCGAATCGACGACACGGATGCGGAGCGCAACGTCGAGAGCGCACTCGCGCCGATTCTGCACGGCTTTCGCTGGCTGGGCATCGATTGGGACGAGGGGCCTGAGGTCGGCGGACCGCACGCGCCGTATTACCAATCGCAGCGATTGCCGCGCTATCAAACGGCCGTCGAAAAGTTGCTCGCGGCCGGATTGGCCTATCGCGACTATGCCACGACCGAAGAATTGCAAGCGGAACGCGAGACCGCGCAGCGCGAAAAGCGGCCGTTCCTCTACAGCCGCCGCTTCATGGCCGAAACCGAGGCCCAACAAAAGCATTTCGCAGCCCAGGGGCGGCAGCCGGTCGTGCGGCTCAAGATGCCGCGCCAGGGCACGCTCCATTTGCACGACCATATCCGCGGCGACGTCGATTTCGAATGGGCCAGAGAGCAAGACCACGTCGTGCAGCGCGCCGATGGCACGTGCCTGTATCATCTGGCCAGCGTGGTCGACGATTTCGATTTCGAAATCTCGCACGTGATCCGGGCGGAAGAACATCTCTCGAACACGCCGCGCCAAGTGTTCATCGCCCAATCGCTCGGCTATCCGCTTCCGGAATATGCTCACTTGCCGTTCGTCGCCGAGCCAGGGAGCCACAATAAGCTCAGCAAGCGGAAGCTCGATAAGTATCTGAAGAATCGCGATTTCGCGCAGGTGGCCGAGCATGGCTCGCGGATCGCCGCCGCGCTGGGGCTCCCGGCATCGGCCGACACCTTCAATCCGGTGATCGTAGATTTTTATGAGCAGGTCGGATACTTGCCGTCGGCGATTTTGAATTATCTGTTGCTATTGGGTTGGTCGCTCGACGATCGGCGTGAATTCTTCTCCCGCGACGAGATGATCGCGAACTTCACGCTCGAGCGGGTCACGCAGTCTCCGGCCAGCTTCGATCCCAAGAAACTTTGGGCTTTCGAAGATCACTACATGCAGCAGCTTCCCGCAGCCGAAAAGCTGAATAGGATGCTGCCCTATTTACAGCGAGCAAAACTGATTGCCGATCCGGCGCCGGCCGGCGACGTGACGCAGTTGGAGCGAATCATTGCGGCGTCGGGGGATCGGTTGAAAGTGGCCGGCGATATTTTGGCCTACGCCGATTTCTTTTTCGCGGCCGAGCCGGTCTACGATCCACAAGCCGTGGAAAAAACGCTGCGCAAACCTGGCGCGATCGAATTACTTGCAAAATTCAAAGAGCGGCTGGCAAGCATCGAGCCGTTCGACACCGCCTCGCTCGAAGCGGCGCTGCAGCAGTTCGTCGCCGCCGCGGGAGTGAAAATCGGCGACCTGATTCATCCGCTACGTGTGGCGGTCACCGGCAAGGCCGTCGGGCCGGGGCTCTACGATTGTCTGGCGATCCTCGGCCGCGAGCGGTGCATCACGCGAATCGAACGCGTCGTCGGCCGGCAGGCTGCAATGCGCGCCGCGGCCGCTCCATCGTAG
- a CDS encoding thioredoxin family protein, with protein MREIHRLLTTLAALALLASAWGATAAAEDGPNWRFNLDEAEKEAIQTHRLVLIHFWAPWCGPCRALEHNVFPQPGVGAALERRFVPVKINEDDHAYSATSRLYGIQSIPTDVVITPSGRLIAKISSPQDPRLYVAQLMRAADSAAAPPPEYAMAGPPSYTPAPTVPATPPPAASMYANNSPPPGANPAGALPGPADPGPTAYGPPAYSPAPAAPTNYTAAPPATPAYSNSPPAVPPDPTPVAQATAQQPVPPPAAQPAPSPALPARPPLGLDGYCPVTLIERHHETPSDPRCWVQGDPRWGVVHRGTVYLFVGPDEQKRFLADPDRYSPALSGNDPVVAFDQGRLVQGTRQYGTFFGDRIYLFSSGENLAKFAQNPEVARHYAQEVRQAEAPPQVTMH; from the coding sequence ATGCGGGAAATCCACCGGCTGCTGACAACCCTCGCCGCCCTCGCGCTTCTCGCCTCTGCTTGGGGCGCCACTGCCGCGGCCGAGGACGGGCCGAACTGGCGGTTCAATCTCGACGAGGCCGAGAAAGAGGCCATTCAAACGCATCGGCTGGTGTTGATCCACTTTTGGGCCCCCTGGTGCGGTCCGTGCCGGGCGCTTGAACATAATGTCTTTCCTCAGCCTGGCGTGGGAGCGGCGCTCGAGCGACGGTTCGTTCCCGTGAAGATCAACGAAGACGACCACGCCTATTCCGCTACCTCGCGACTTTACGGAATTCAATCGATTCCAACCGACGTCGTCATCACGCCCTCGGGCCGGTTGATCGCAAAAATCTCTTCGCCACAAGACCCGCGGCTTTACGTCGCTCAATTGATGCGTGCGGCCGATAGCGCCGCGGCGCCGCCGCCGGAGTACGCAATGGCCGGCCCGCCGAGTTACACGCCAGCGCCGACTGTTCCCGCAACGCCGCCGCCGGCGGCGTCGATGTATGCCAACAACTCTCCGCCCCCTGGCGCGAATCCAGCCGGCGCGTTGCCCGGCCCCGCCGATCCCGGTCCGACGGCTTACGGTCCGCCGGCGTATTCACCTGCTCCAGCGGCCCCTACGAACTACACCGCCGCGCCCCCGGCAACACCGGCTTACAGCAATTCACCACCCGCCGTGCCGCCCGATCCGACGCCCGTCGCTCAAGCGACGGCCCAACAACCGGTGCCGCCGCCGGCTGCACAACCCGCGCCTTCGCCGGCGCTACCGGCTCGGCCTCCCTTGGGGCTCGATGGCTATTGCCCGGTGACATTGATCGAGCGCCATCATGAAACGCCGAGCGATCCGCGCTGCTGGGTGCAGGGCGATCCACGATGGGGCGTGGTGCATCGCGGAACGGTGTATCTATTCGTCGGGCCGGACGAACAAAAACGATTTCTCGCCGATCCGGATCGCTATAGCCCGGCCCTCTCGGGGAATGATCCGGTCGTGGCGTTCGATCAAGGCCGTCTTGTGCAAGGCACTCGCCAGTACGGCACATTTTTCGGCGATCGGATTTACTTGTTCTCGAGCGGGGAAAACCTGGCCAAGTTTGCTCAAAACCCGGAAGTCGCCCGTCACTACGCACAAGAAGTGCGACAAGCCGAGGCGCCCCCGCAAGTCACGATGCACTAA